In Astatotilapia calliptera chromosome 20, fAstCal1.2, whole genome shotgun sequence, one genomic interval encodes:
- the ubxn10 gene encoding UBX domain-containing protein 10, whose translation MHLTRPKSSKGRSRPAVDSSLYPGEANSIHREPGSPEFRRPDRNLRSRSQPVMLQANHLSQEEVLHMLQRTPAAPPQSLNKYKVLPSIEKRRQSEVSLHKDVYNLNLAKDGDDVTKVCSPSDSTAEAGSGSLLLAVRAPCGRRFQQPFDPTHTLLTVKASAEARFGTRYEDACIETMEVPRRTFRDLRMTLAQCAIPNRSVLCISQKTDTMGGQE comes from the coding sequence ATGCATCTAACAAGGCCAAAATCCTCTAAGGGGCGAAGCAGACCTGCTGTAGACAGCTCACTGTATCCAGGGGAGGCGAACAGCATCCACAGGGAGCCGGGGTCTCCTGAGTTCCGCAGGCCGGACAGAAACCTTCGCTCCCGGTCTCAGCCCGTCATGTTGCAAGCTAACCACCTGAGCCAAGAGGAAGTTTTGCACATGCTGCAGCGTACTCCTGCTGCTCCGCCACAGTCCTTAAACAAGTACAAAGTCCTTCCGTCAATAGAGAAGAGAAGGCAGTCAGAGGTGAGCCTGCACAAAGACGTGTACAACCTTAACCTAGCAAAGGATGGTGATGATGTGACCAAGGTCTGCAGCCCCAGTGATTCAACGGCAGAAGCTGGCAGTGGCAGTTTGCTTCTTGCTGTAAGAGCTCCATGCGGAAGGAGGTTTCAGCAGCCCTTtgaccccacacacactctgctAACAGTGAAAGCCAGTGCAGAGGCCAGGTTTGGAACCAGGTATGAAGATGCTTGCATTGAGACCATGGAGGTGCCACGCAGGACCTTTAGAGACCTGCGTATGACTCTGGCACAGTGTGCCATTCCTAACAGATCCGTGCTGTGCATCTCTCAGAAAACTGACACTATGGGGGGACAGGAGTAA